The sequence ATCAGTATCTGAAAACTTACTCCTTGTGATCTGCTGTGTACGTTCAGCAAGATTTGACCCACGCCGAGAAGGAACAAACCCAGCCAGTCGATGTCATATGACGGGGTAAAAATGCGCGAGTCCGTACAAGCAGAAGTCATGATGAGCTTTCTCGTGTCGGAGGAACTCTCCTTCCGCATTCCGGTGGAGTTGCGCTACGAGACCAGTGATCCCTATGCCGTGCGGCTCACTTTTCATCTGCCCGGAGATGCGCCGGTGACCTGGGCCTTCGGGCGGGAGCTGCTGATCGATGGCGTCGGCCGGCCGTGCGGGGAAGGGGATGTGCATATCGCCCCCGCCGATTCCGAGATGCTCGGTGAAGTGCTGATCCGGCTTCAGGTCGGCAGCGACCAGGCGCTGTTCCGCTCGTCGGCGCCGCCGCTCGTGGCCTTCCTGGACCGTACGGACAAGCTGGTGCCGCTCGGTCAGGAGGGCGCGCTGGCCGACTTCGACGCACATCTGGAAGAGGCCCTGGACCGCATCCTGGCCGAGGAACAGAGCGCCGGCTGAAGCGTTACGGCACGGGGCGCCAGGTGCCCACCACGCGGCGTGGGGTCATGCAGGAACGCTTCTGCCTCTGGCGGCGGGGCCGCTCCCACGCGTCAGCCGGACCCCGCCGGCCGGCGTCGGGCAGTCGGCGTGAGACGGCGGACAGTGGCCGCCCTCGGCTCCGCTCCCGTCCGTTGCCGGAGCCCTCGGCTCCCCCCGTCCGCTGCAGGCGGCGTCGGACTACCGCTTCCGGCGTCGGCCCCGGCCGCCGCGTCCCGGGACGGTCTGGGCGCCGGCGCGGGGCGGGGTGTCCGGTGCGGACCGGTCGGCCGAGACCACCAGCGCGGCGAGCGCGGTGGTGACCGGGACCGAGGCGACCAGACCGATCGAGCCCACCAGTGTGCGCACGATCTCCTCGGCCACCAGTTCGCTGTTGGCCACCGTCCCGACGCTGCTCTGCGCGATGGAGAACAGCAGCAGCAACGGCAGCGCCGCGCCGGCATAGGCGAGGACGAGGGTGTTGACCACGGATGCGATGTGGTCGCGGCCGATACGAATGCCCGCCCGGTACAGCTCGCGCCAGCCCATCGAGGGGCTGGCCTCGTGCAGTTCCCAGACGGCCGAAGTCTGCGTCACGGTCACGTCGTCCAGGACGCCGAGCGAGCCGATGATGACGCCGGCGAGCAGCAGACCGCTCATGTCGATCGACGGATACAGGCCGTGGATCAGGCCGGTGTTGTCATCCGTGTTGCCGGTCAGGGCGGCCCAGCCGATGAAGAGTGAACCGAGCACGCCGATCAGCGACAGCGAGACCAGCGTGCCGAGCACCGCCACCGAGGTGCGGGCCGACAGACCGTGGCACATGTACAGGGCGATCAGCATGATGGCGCTCGCCCCGACCACCGCCACGAGCAGCGGGTTCGAGCCCTGCAGGACGGCGGGCAGGATGAACAGGGTCAGCACCAGGAAGCTCACGGCCAGTGCGACGAGCGCCATGACCCCGCGCAGTCGGCCCACGACCACGACGGCGAGCGCGAAGATCCCGGCGAGCAGCGACATGGGGAACTGCCGGTTCACATCGGTCACCGAGTACTGCAGGTCCTTGGGCGCCGAGGGCTCGTAGGCGGCCACGACCTTCTCGCCCTGGTGCAGCTGCCGAGGCTGGTCCGGCTGCACGATCTCGGTGAACGTACGGCCCTTGTCCTTGCCGGTGTCGACCCGGACGGTCGCCTTCTTGCACGCCCCGTCCGCCTGCTGCTGTGCCGAGGTGCCCTCGGCGGTGGAGGTGTCGCCGGTGGGGGTCTCGCCGGAGGCGTTCACCGACTTGCAGCTCACCTCGAGGACCTGGGTGACCGTGGCCTGCTGCGTCTGCCGGTCGAAGCCGACACCGGTGCGCTTGTGGGGCGGGGCTCCCCCGGGCCACAGCACCACCAGACCGACCACGACCGCCGCCGTGAACGGGACCAGGATCGCGGCGATGACCTTGCGCAGGTGCTTGGAGACGGGGGCGGCGGGCCCGTGGCTGTGGCTGTGGCCGTGTGAGTGGCCGCTCCCATGGCCGTGCGTGTCTCCGCGCCCGTGTGCGTGTTCGTGGCCGTGCGAGTGTCCGGGCTCGCTGCCGT comes from Streptomyces sp. FXJ1.172 and encodes:
- a CDS encoding SsgA family sporulation/cell division regulator, which translates into the protein MRESVQAEVMMSFLVSEELSFRIPVELRYETSDPYAVRLTFHLPGDAPVTWAFGRELLIDGVGRPCGEGDVHIAPADSEMLGEVLIRLQVGSDQALFRSSAPPLVAFLDRTDKLVPLGQEGALADFDAHLEEALDRILAEEQSAG
- a CDS encoding YibE/F family protein; this encodes MTRMEQYPYQPPEPGHRDGSERGYGYGRTGAVPRPGHAPERGTDGDGDHPHGSEPGHSHGHEHAHGRGDTHGHGSGHSHGHSHSHGPAAPVSKHLRKVIAAILVPFTAAVVVGLVVLWPGGAPPHKRTGVGFDRQTQQATVTQVLEVSCKSVNASGETPTGDTSTAEGTSAQQQADGACKKATVRVDTGKDKGRTFTEIVQPDQPRQLHQGEKVVAAYEPSAPKDLQYSVTDVNRQFPMSLLAGIFALAVVVVGRLRGVMALVALAVSFLVLTLFILPAVLQGSNPLLVAVVGASAIMLIALYMCHGLSARTSVAVLGTLVSLSLIGVLGSLFIGWAALTGNTDDNTGLIHGLYPSIDMSGLLLAGVIIGSLGVLDDVTVTQTSAVWELHEASPSMGWRELYRAGIRIGRDHIASVVNTLVLAYAGAALPLLLLFSIAQSSVGTVANSELVAEEIVRTLVGSIGLVASVPVTTALAALVVSADRSAPDTPPRAGAQTVPGRGGRGRRRKR